The proteins below are encoded in one region of Streptomyces ficellus:
- a CDS encoding alpha-ketoacid dehydrogenase subunit beta, whose product MAKVAAKPATMAQALQSAMRDAMAEDPSVHVMGEDVGTLGGVFRVTDGLAKEFGEDRCTDTPLAEAGILGTAVGMAMYGLRPVVEMQFDAFAYPAFEQLISHVAKMRNRTRGAMPLPMVVRVPYGGGIGGVEHHSDSSEAYYMATPGLHVVTPATVADAYGLLRAAIASDDPVVFLEPKRLYWSKAEWSPDAPDPVAPIGRAVVRRTGRSATLITYGPSLPVCLEAAEAASAEGWDLEVVDLRSLVPFDDETVCASVRRTGRAIVVHESAGFGGPGGEIAARVTERCFHHLEAPVLRVAGFDIPYPPPMLERHHLPGVDRILDAVARLQWEAQS is encoded by the coding sequence GTGGCAAAGGTGGCGGCCAAACCCGCCACCATGGCGCAGGCGCTCCAGAGCGCCATGCGCGACGCGATGGCCGAGGACCCGTCCGTCCACGTCATGGGCGAGGACGTCGGTACGCTCGGCGGGGTCTTCCGGGTCACCGACGGGCTCGCCAAGGAGTTCGGCGAGGACCGCTGCACGGACACCCCCCTCGCCGAGGCGGGCATCCTCGGCACGGCCGTCGGCATGGCGATGTACGGGCTGCGGCCGGTCGTCGAGATGCAGTTCGACGCCTTCGCCTACCCGGCCTTCGAGCAGCTGATCAGCCACGTCGCCAAGATGAGGAACCGCACGCGCGGCGCGATGCCGCTGCCGATGGTGGTGCGCGTGCCGTACGGCGGCGGGATCGGCGGCGTCGAGCACCACAGCGACTCGTCCGAGGCGTACTACATGGCGACTCCGGGGCTCCATGTCGTCACGCCCGCGACGGTCGCCGACGCCTACGGGCTGCTGCGGGCGGCGATCGCCTCCGACGACCCGGTCGTCTTCCTGGAGCCGAAGCGGCTGTACTGGTCGAAGGCCGAGTGGTCACCGGACGCGCCCGACCCGGTCGCACCCATAGGCCGTGCGGTGGTGCGGCGCACCGGGCGCAGCGCCACGCTCATCACGTACGGACCGTCCCTGCCGGTGTGCCTGGAGGCCGCCGAGGCCGCCTCCGCCGAGGGCTGGGACCTGGAGGTCGTCGACCTGCGCTCGCTGGTGCCGTTCGACGACGAGACGGTCTGCGCGTCGGTCCGGCGCACCGGGCGGGCGATCGTCGTGCACGAGTCGGCCGGGTTCGGCGGGCCGGGCGGGGAGATCGCCGCCCGCGTCACCGAGCGGTGCTTCCACCACCTGGAGGCGCCGGTGCTGCGGGTGGCCGGGTTCGACATCCCGTACCCGCCGCCGATGCTGGAGCGGCACCACCTGCCCGGCGTGGACCGGATCCTGGACGCGGTGGCGCGGTTGCAGTGGGAGGCGCAGAGCTGA
- a CDS encoding TetR/AcrR family transcriptional regulator, translating into MTTAKRDTYTPETLLSVAVGVFNERGYDGTSMEHLSKAAGISKSSIYHHVAGKEELLRRAVSRALDGLFAVLDEPGATRGRAIERVEYVTRRTVEVLMDELPYVTLLLRVRGNTTTERWALERRREFDHRVADLLKAAAADGDLRADVDIRLATRLLFGMVNSLVEWYRPQPGGDAERRQVVETVVHLAFDGLRTSH; encoded by the coding sequence ATGACCACCGCCAAGCGCGACACCTACACCCCCGAGACGCTGCTGTCCGTCGCCGTCGGCGTCTTCAACGAACGCGGCTACGACGGCACCTCCATGGAGCACCTCTCCAAGGCCGCCGGGATCTCCAAGTCCTCGATCTACCACCACGTCGCGGGCAAGGAGGAACTGCTGCGGCGGGCCGTCAGCCGGGCCCTCGACGGCCTCTTCGCGGTGCTCGACGAACCCGGTGCCACCCGTGGACGGGCCATCGAGCGGGTCGAGTACGTGACCCGGCGCACCGTCGAGGTCCTCATGGACGAGCTGCCGTACGTGACGCTCCTGCTGCGGGTGCGCGGCAACACCACGACGGAGCGGTGGGCCCTGGAGCGCCGCCGCGAGTTCGACCACCGGGTCGCCGACCTGCTCAAGGCCGCCGCCGCCGACGGCGATCTCCGTGCGGACGTGGACATACGCCTGGCCACCCGGCTGCTCTTCGGCATGGTCAACTCCCTGGTGGAGTGGTACCGGCCGCAGCCGGGCGGTGACGCCGAGCGCCGCCAGGTCGTCGAGACCGTCGTCCACCTGGCCTTCGACGGGCTGCGCACCAGCCACTGA
- a CDS encoding Lrp/AsnC family transcriptional regulator, translated as MADGREQGQPGDGQQPPPRPLDAIDRDILRILQTDGRASIRSVADRVHVSRANAYARINRLIEDGVIRGFSARVNHERAGQGASAYITLKIVQNSWRTVREQLQALPGAAHIALVSGDFDVLLLVHTPDNRTLRELVLTRLQSIPEVLSTRTLLVFEETDLDRRALTDEI; from the coding sequence ATGGCCGACGGCAGGGAGCAGGGTCAGCCGGGCGACGGGCAGCAACCGCCGCCCCGGCCGCTCGACGCGATCGACCGCGACATCCTCCGGATCCTCCAGACGGACGGCCGCGCCTCGATACGCTCCGTGGCCGACCGCGTCCACGTGTCGCGCGCCAACGCGTACGCGCGGATCAACCGCCTCATCGAGGACGGGGTGATCCGGGGGTTCAGCGCGCGCGTGAACCACGAGCGGGCGGGGCAGGGCGCCTCCGCGTACATCACGCTCAAGATCGTCCAGAATTCCTGGCGCACGGTCCGCGAGCAGCTCCAGGCGCTGCCGGGCGCGGCACACATCGCCCTGGTGAGCGGGGATTTCGACGTGCTGCTGCTGGTGCACACGCCGGACAACCGCACGCTGCGCGAGCTGGTCCTGACCAGGCTCCAGTCGATTCCCGAGGTGCTCTCCACGCGCACGCTGCTGGTGTTCGAGGAGACCGACCTCGACCGGCGGGCCCTGACCGACGAGATCTGA
- a CDS encoding NTP transferase domain-containing protein yields the protein MTPFDVVVLAGGAARRLGGVDKPGVSVGGRALLDRVLGACREAGRAVVVGGRRTTVRPVVWAREEPPGSGPLAALAAGLRHVEADTVVVLSGDLPFLRADGVRTLVDALADGSAEGVLSVDPDGRDQPLVAAYRTEPLRRELALLATEHGNLTGLPLRLLVRELQLLRLPVGPLASFDCDTWDDIAAARATIREHGNVLDEWITAVKDELGIDVDVDTGLLLDLARDAAHGVARPAAPLTTFLVGYAAARAAGDGPEAVSAAVADASRKASALAARWADETDSGTGAG from the coding sequence GTGACCCCATTTGACGTCGTCGTGCTCGCCGGGGGTGCCGCCAGGCGGCTCGGTGGCGTGGACAAGCCAGGCGTGAGTGTCGGTGGGCGCGCCCTCCTGGACCGCGTACTGGGCGCCTGCCGCGAGGCCGGACGCGCCGTCGTCGTGGGCGGGCGGCGGACCACGGTGCGCCCCGTGGTGTGGGCGCGGGAGGAGCCGCCCGGCAGCGGGCCGCTGGCCGCGCTCGCGGCCGGCCTGCGGCACGTGGAGGCCGACACCGTGGTCGTCCTGAGCGGCGACCTGCCGTTCCTCCGCGCCGACGGCGTCCGCACGTTGGTCGACGCGCTGGCCGACGGAAGCGCCGAGGGCGTGCTGTCCGTGGACCCCGACGGGCGGGACCAGCCGCTCGTCGCCGCCTACCGCACCGAGCCGCTGCGCCGCGAACTCGCGCTCCTGGCGACCGAACACGGCAATCTGACCGGCCTGCCGCTGCGCCTGCTCGTGCGGGAACTCCAGCTCCTGCGGCTCCCGGTCGGGCCCCTCGCCTCCTTCGACTGCGACACCTGGGACGACATCGCCGCGGCCCGGGCCACGATCAGGGAGCATGGGAACGTGCTGGACGAATGGATCACCGCCGTCAAGGACGAGCTCGGCATCGACGTGGACGTCGACACCGGGCTTCTGCTCGACCTGGCCCGCGACGCCGCGCACGGCGTCGCCCGGCCCGCCGCGCCGCTCACCACCTTCCTGGTCGGCTACGCGGCGGCCAGGGCCGCCGGCGACGGCCCCGAGGCCGTCTCCGCCGCCGTCGCCGATGCCTCGCGCAAGGCGTCCGCCCTCGCGGCACGGTGGGCGGACGAGACCGACAGCGGGACCGGCGCGGGATGA
- the pdhA gene encoding pyruvate dehydrogenase (acetyl-transferring) E1 component subunit alpha, translating into MTVQELPGAASYRPTPPPAWKPRTDPAPLLPDPEPYRVLGTDAVDGFAPELLRRLYAELVRGRRYNAQATALTKQGRLAVYPSSTGQEACEVAAALALEDRDWLFPSYRDTLAAVARGLDPVQALTLLRGDWHTGYDPREHRVAPLSTPLATQLPHAVGLAHAARLKGDDVVALAMVGDGGTSEGDFHEALNFAAVWQAPVVFLVQNNGFAISVPLAKQTAAPSLAHKAVGYGMPGRLVDGNDAPAVHQVLSEAVARARRGGGPTLVEAVTYRIDAHTNADDATRYRGDGEVEAWRNHDPIRLLEHELTERGLLDEDGVRRAGEDAETMAARLRERMNADAPLDPMDLFAHVYAEQTAQLREQAAQLRAELDAEGDA; encoded by the coding sequence ATGACGGTCCAAGAGCTGCCCGGTGCCGCTTCCTACCGGCCCACCCCGCCCCCGGCGTGGAAGCCGCGCACCGACCCCGCACCGCTGCTCCCGGACCCCGAGCCGTACCGGGTACTGGGCACGGACGCCGTGGACGGCTTCGCGCCCGAGCTGCTGCGCCGGCTGTACGCCGAGCTCGTGCGCGGCCGCCGGTACAACGCTCAGGCGACGGCCCTCACCAAGCAGGGCAGGCTGGCGGTGTACCCGTCGAGCACCGGCCAGGAGGCGTGCGAGGTCGCCGCCGCTCTGGCGCTGGAGGACCGGGACTGGCTCTTCCCGTCGTACCGCGACACCCTCGCCGCCGTGGCGCGGGGCCTCGACCCCGTACAGGCGCTGACCCTCCTCCGGGGCGACTGGCACACCGGGTACGACCCGCGGGAGCACCGCGTCGCGCCGCTGTCCACGCCGCTCGCCACCCAGCTGCCGCACGCCGTGGGGCTGGCGCACGCCGCCCGCCTCAAGGGCGACGACGTGGTGGCCCTCGCCATGGTCGGCGACGGCGGCACCAGCGAGGGCGACTTCCACGAGGCGCTCAACTTCGCGGCGGTCTGGCAGGCCCCGGTCGTCTTCCTCGTGCAGAACAACGGCTTCGCGATCTCCGTCCCGCTCGCCAAGCAGACCGCGGCCCCCTCCCTGGCCCACAAGGCCGTCGGGTACGGCATGCCGGGCCGGCTGGTCGACGGCAACGACGCGCCGGCGGTGCACCAGGTGCTGTCCGAGGCGGTCGCCCGCGCGCGCCGCGGCGGCGGACCCACCCTCGTGGAGGCGGTCACCTACCGCATCGACGCCCACACCAACGCCGACGACGCCACCCGCTACCGCGGCGACGGCGAGGTCGAGGCGTGGCGGAACCACGACCCGATCCGGCTGCTGGAACACGAGCTGACCGAGCGCGGCCTCCTCGACGAGGACGGCGTCCGCCGGGCGGGCGAGGACGCCGAGACGATGGCCGCGCGCCTGCGCGAGCGGATGAACGCGGACGCCCCACTCGACCCGATGGACCTGTTCGCGCACGTCTACGCCGAGCAGACCGCACAACTGCGGGAGCAGGCCGCCCAACTGCGCGCCGAACTCGACGCCGAAGGTGATGCCTGA
- a CDS encoding dihydrolipoamide acetyltransferase family protein — protein MAQVLEFRLPDLGEGLTEAEIVRWLVDVGDVVAIDQPVVEVETAKAMVEVPCPYGGVVTARFGEEGTELPVGAPLLTVAVGATSMPETAPAGASAGAAGSAGTGASAASSPAGSSGEGSGNVLVGYGTAAPAARRRRVRRDTTGPQAQAANGSPVAAPAAVTVVPSDGPVPVISPLVRKLAREKGVDLRQLRGSGPDGLILRADVERAQAVPAAEAGPAPTPAHAAAGPAVAGERVPLRGVRGAVADKLSRSRTEIPDATCWVDADATELMAARAAMNAAGGPKISLLALLARICTAALARHPELNSRVDTAAREIVRLPEVHLGFAAQTDRGLVVPVVRDAHLRTAESLSAEFTRLTEAARAGTLTPAQLTGGTFTLNNYGVFGVDGSTPIINHPEAAMLGVGRIIPKPWVHEGELAVRQVVQLSLTFDHRVCDGGTAGGFLRYVADCVEHPAVLLRTV, from the coding sequence ATGGCCCAGGTACTGGAGTTCAGACTGCCGGACCTCGGCGAGGGCCTCACCGAGGCGGAGATCGTGCGCTGGCTGGTCGACGTCGGGGACGTCGTCGCCATCGACCAGCCGGTCGTCGAGGTCGAGACGGCCAAGGCGATGGTCGAGGTGCCCTGCCCCTACGGGGGCGTGGTCACCGCGCGGTTCGGCGAGGAGGGCACGGAACTGCCCGTCGGCGCCCCGCTGCTGACGGTCGCGGTGGGCGCCACGTCGATGCCCGAAACGGCACCGGCGGGCGCCTCGGCGGGTGCGGCCGGTTCGGCCGGGACGGGCGCCTCGGCGGCCTCCTCGCCGGCCGGCTCGTCGGGCGAGGGCTCGGGGAACGTGCTCGTGGGGTACGGCACGGCCGCCCCGGCGGCACGGCGGCGGCGGGTGCGGCGCGACACGACCGGCCCGCAGGCGCAGGCCGCGAACGGGTCACCGGTCGCGGCGCCCGCGGCCGTGACGGTCGTGCCCTCCGACGGGCCGGTGCCGGTCATCTCCCCGCTCGTCCGGAAGCTGGCCCGCGAAAAGGGCGTCGACCTGCGGCAGTTGCGCGGGTCGGGGCCCGACGGGCTGATCCTGCGCGCCGACGTGGAGCGGGCACAGGCAGTGCCCGCCGCCGAAGCCGGCCCCGCCCCCACGCCCGCGCACGCGGCGGCGGGGCCCGCCGTCGCCGGTGAGCGCGTGCCGCTGCGCGGTGTGCGCGGCGCTGTCGCCGACAAGCTGTCCCGCAGCCGGACCGAGATCCCCGACGCGACGTGCTGGGTCGACGCGGACGCCACCGAGCTGATGGCCGCGCGTGCCGCGATGAACGCGGCGGGCGGCCCGAAGATCTCCCTGCTGGCGCTCCTCGCCCGGATCTGCACCGCCGCGCTCGCCCGGCACCCGGAGCTCAACTCCAGGGTCGACACGGCCGCGCGGGAGATCGTGCGGCTGCCCGAGGTGCACCTGGGATTCGCGGCGCAGACCGACCGGGGCCTGGTCGTCCCCGTCGTCCGGGACGCCCACCTCCGCACGGCGGAGTCCCTGTCGGCGGAGTTCACCCGCCTGACGGAGGCCGCCAGGGCCGGCACGCTCACGCCCGCCCAGCTGACGGGCGGGACGTTCACGCTGAACAACTACGGCGTGTTCGGGGTGGACGGCTCCACGCCGATCATCAACCACCCCGAGGCGGCGATGCTGGGCGTGGGACGGATCATCCCCAAGCCCTGGGTGCACGAGGGCGAACTGGCCGTCCGGCAGGTCGTCCAGCTGTCCCTGACCTTCGACCACCGGGTGTGCGACGGAGGCACGGCGGGCGGCTTCCTCCGGTACGTGGCGGACTGCGTCGAACACCCGGCGGTGCTGCTGCGCACCGTGTGA
- a CDS encoding molybdopterin molybdotransferase MoeA, translating into MTDPDADGVDEALALLGPQAPKPEPHRALPWAEARSVAARLGTAHPTRTRRVPLGRALGEVLAQPLAALTDLPSFDTSAMDGWAVAGPGPWRIREDASVLAGHAPTGPLPDGEAVRIATGARVPAGATAVIRSEHARADATGRLHAHRDVTHGQDVRPRGQECRSGDRLLPAGTVVTPAVIGLAAAAGYDELDTVERPRVDVLVLGDELLTTGLPHDGLIRDALGPMLAPWLRALGADVGATRRLGDDADALHTAVSESEADVLITTGGTAAGPVDHVHPVLGKAGAELLVDGVKVRPGHPMLLARLAPGRCLVGLPGNPLAAVSGLLTLAEPLLRGLAGHRAPGPYRAVVRDEVHGHPHDTRLVPVVHAAGRGTARDTARDALRAAGQGSGSGPGSGTGGFPVVVPLHYNGPAMLRGIAAADGLAVIPPGGARPGDPVEILDLPWSATSEGCFT; encoded by the coding sequence ATGACCGACCCGGACGCCGACGGCGTCGACGAAGCGCTCGCCCTGCTCGGGCCCCAGGCCCCGAAGCCGGAGCCGCACCGGGCCCTGCCCTGGGCCGAGGCGCGCTCCGTCGCGGCCCGCCTGGGCACGGCGCACCCCACCCGGACACGGCGCGTACCCCTGGGGCGGGCCCTGGGCGAGGTGCTCGCCCAGCCGCTCGCCGCGCTCACCGACCTCCCGTCGTTCGACACCTCCGCCATGGACGGGTGGGCCGTCGCGGGACCCGGCCCCTGGCGGATCCGCGAGGACGCCTCCGTCCTGGCGGGCCACGCCCCGACGGGCCCCCTCCCCGACGGGGAAGCGGTACGCATCGCCACCGGCGCCCGCGTACCGGCCGGCGCCACCGCCGTCATCCGCAGCGAGCACGCCCGGGCGGACGCGACCGGCCGGCTGCACGCCCACCGTGACGTGACGCACGGGCAGGACGTCCGGCCGCGCGGCCAGGAGTGCCGCTCGGGCGACCGGCTGCTGCCGGCGGGAACGGTCGTCACGCCCGCCGTGATCGGCCTCGCGGCCGCCGCCGGGTACGACGAACTGGACACGGTCGAGCGCCCCCGCGTCGACGTTCTGGTGCTCGGCGACGAACTCCTCACCACGGGACTCCCGCACGACGGGCTGATCCGCGACGCCCTGGGCCCGATGCTCGCTCCCTGGCTCCGGGCGCTCGGCGCGGACGTCGGGGCGACCCGGCGCCTGGGGGACGACGCCGACGCGCTGCACACGGCGGTGAGCGAGTCCGAGGCGGACGTGCTGATCACCACCGGCGGTACCGCTGCCGGACCCGTCGACCACGTCCACCCGGTGCTGGGCAAGGCGGGCGCCGAGCTGCTGGTCGACGGGGTGAAGGTCCGCCCCGGCCACCCGATGCTGCTCGCCCGGCTCGCCCCCGGCAGGTGCCTGGTGGGCCTGCCGGGCAACCCGCTCGCGGCCGTCTCCGGCCTGCTGACCCTGGCCGAGCCCCTGCTGCGCGGCCTCGCCGGGCACCGGGCCCCGGGCCCGTACCGGGCCGTCGTACGGGACGAGGTGCACGGCCACCCCCACGACACGCGGCTCGTTCCGGTCGTCCACGCGGCCGGACGGGGCACCGCCCGCGACACCGCCCGCGACGCTCTCCGAGCGGCCGGGCAGGGCTCGGGGTCCGGGCCAGGCTCCGGGACCGGCGGCTTTCCGGTCGTCGTACCGCTGCACTACAACGGGCCGGCCATGCTGCGTGGGATCGCGGCGGCGGACGGGCTCGCCGTCATCCCACCGGGCGGTGCCCGGCCCGGTGACCCGGTGGAGATCCTCGACCTGCCCTGGTCGGCGACGAGCGAGGGGTGTTTCACGTGA